The Canis lupus baileyi chromosome 29, mCanLup2.hap1, whole genome shotgun sequence genome includes a region encoding these proteins:
- the LOXL4 gene encoding lysyl oxidase homolog 4: MMRSLPAALSQLLLLLLLLQAPPCRLQALSTMKLRLVGPEGRPEEGRLEVLYQGQWGTVCDDDFALQEAMVACRQLGFETALTWAHSAKYGQGEGPIWLDNVRCVGTESSLDQCMSNGWGVSDCSHSEDIGVVCHPQRQRGYLSERVSNALGPQGRRLEEVRLKPILASAKRHSLVTEGAVEVKYEGHWRQVCDQDWTRNNSKVVCGMLGFPSEAPVNSLYYRKVWNLKMKDPKSRLKSLTQKNSFWIHRVNCLGTEPHLANCQVQVAPARGKQRPACPGGMHAVASCVPGPRFRPGKAKPGRKESRAEELKVRLRSGAQVGEGRVEVLMNRQWGTVCDHGWNLISATIVCRQLGFGSAREALFGAQLGQGLGPIHLSEVRCRGYERTLSDCPSLEGSQNGCQHENDAAVRCNVPNMGFQNQVRLAGGRSPEEGVVEVQVEVNGVRRWGAVCSDHWGLTEARVACRQLGLGFANHAIKDTWYWQGTPGAGEVVMSGVRCSGTELALQQCQRHGPVHCSHGAGRFSAGVSCTDSAPDLVMNAQLVQETAYLEDRPLSQLYCAHEENCLSQSADHMDWPYGHRRLLRFSSQIYNLGRADFRPKTGRHSWIWHQCHRHYHSIEVFTHYDLLTLNGSKVAEGHKASFCLEDTNCPAGLQKRYACANFGEQGVTVGCWDTYRHDIDCQWVDITDVGPGNYIFQVVVNPKYEVAESDFSNNMMRCRCKYDGHRVWLHNCHTGDSYRANEELSLEQEQRLRNNLI; this comes from the exons ATGATGCGGTCCCTACCAGCAGCCCTCTCCCagctcctgctgctcctgctgctgctccaggcCCCTCCttgcaggctccaggcactgagCACCATGAAGCTGCGGCTGGTGGGCCCAGAGGGCAGGCCAGAGGAGGGCCGCCTGGAGGTGTTGTACCAGGGCCAGTGGGGGACTGTGTGTGACGATGACTTCGCCCTCCAGGAGGCCATGGTGGCCTGCCGCCAACTGGGCTTTGAAACAGCCTTGACCTGGGCACACAGTGCCAAGTATGGCCAAGGGGAGG GGCCCATCTGGCTGGACAACGTGCGCTGTGTGGGCACGGAGAGCTCTCTGGACCAATGCATGTCCAATGGCTGGGGTGTCAGTGACTGCAGCCACTCAGAAGACATCGGGGTGGTGTGCCACCCCCAGCGCCAGCGTGGCTATCTTTCTGAGAGGGTTTCCAACGCCCTTGGGCCCCAG GGCCGGCGGCTGGAGGAGGTGCGGCTCAAGCCCATACTCGCCAGCGCCAAGCGGCACAGCCTGGTGACGGAGGGAGCAGTGGAGGTGAAGTATGAGGGCCACTGGCGGCAGGTGTGTGACCAGGACTGGACCAGAAACAACAGCAAGGTGGTGTGTGGGATGCTGGGCTTCCCCAGTGAGGCACCGGTCAACAGCCTGTACTACAG GAAGGTCTGGAATTTGAAGATGAAGGACCCCAAGTCTAG GCTGAAGAGCCTGACACAGAAGAATTCCTTCTGGATCCACCGAGTCAACTGCCTGGGAACAGAGCCCCACCTGGCCAACTGCCAGGTGCAGGTGGCACCAGCACGGGGCAAGCAGCGGCCGGCCTGCCCAGGCGGCATGCACGCCGTGGCCAGCTGTGTGCCCGGGCCCCGCTTCCGCCCCGGGAAGGCAAAGCCGGGGCGCAAGGAGTCCCGGGCAGAG GAGCTGAAGGTGCGCCTCCGTTCTGGGGCCCAGGTGGGTGAGGGCCGGGTGGAGGTGCTCATGAACCGCCAGTGGGGTACAGTCTGTGATCACGGATGGAACCTCATCTCCGCCACCATCGTGTGTCGTCAGCTGGGTTTTGGCTCTGCTCGGGAGGCCCTCTTTGGGGCCCAGCTGGGCCAAG GCCTGGGGCCCATCCACCTGAGTGAGGTGCGCTGCAGGGGATATGAGCGGACCCTCAGCGACTGCCCCTCCCTGGAAGGGTCCCAGAATGGTTGTCAACATGAGAATGATGCTGCCGTAAGGTGCAACGTCCCTAACATGGGCTTCCAGAATCAG GTGCGCTTGGCCGGTGGGCGCAGCCCTGAGGAAGGTGTGGTGGAAGTGCAGGTGGAGGTGAACGGAGTCCGACGCTGGGGGGCCGTTTGTAGTGACCACTGGGGGCTCACCGAAGCCAGGGTGGCCTGCCGACAGCTCGGCCTGGGCTTTGCCAACCATGCAATCAAG GACACCTGGTACTGGCAGGGGACGCCGGGGGCCGGAGAAGTGGTGATGAGCGGCGTGCGCTGCTCAGGCACAGAGCTAGCCCTGCAGCAGTGTCAGAGGCACGGGCCAGTGCACTGCTCCCATGGCGCGGGGCGCTTCTCAGCTGGAGTTTCCTGCACAGACA gcgccccagacCTGGTGATGAATGCCCAGCTGGTGCAGGAGACGGCCTACCTGGAGGACCGCCCACTCAGCCAGCTGTACTGTGCCCATGAAGAGAACTGCCTCTCCCAGTCTGCTGACCACATGGACTGGCCCTATGGGCACCGGCGCCTCTTGCGCTTCTCCTCTCAGATCTACAATCTGGGCCGGGCCGACTTTCGTCCCAAGACAGGTCGCCACAGCTGGATTTGGCACCAGTGCCACAG GCACTACCACAGCATCGAGGTCTTCACCCACTATGACCTACTCACTCTCAATGGCTCCAAGGTGGCAGAGGGGCACAAGGCCAGCTTCTGCCTGGAGGACACAAACTGCCCCGCAG GACTGCAGAAGCGCTATGCATGTGCCAACTTTGGGGAACAAGGAGTGACTGTCGGCTGCTGGGATACCTATCGGCATGACATTGATTGCCAGTGGGTGGATATCACAGATGTGGGCCCTGGGAATTATATTTTCCAG GTGGTTGTGAACCCCAAATACGAGGTGGCGGAGTCCGATTTCTCTAACAACATGATGCGGTGCCGCTGCAAGTATGACGGGCACCGGGTCTGGCTGCACAACTGCCACACAG GGGATTCCTACCGAGCTAATGAAGAGCTCTCCCTGGAGCAGGAGCAGCGTCTCAGGAACAATCTCATCTGA